The genomic stretch CGGCGTAGTCGCGGAGCGCACGGAGGAAATCGACCTCGCGGATGTCTGGACCCAACGCCTCCATGAAGTAGAACTCGCTGTGCGCGCTCTGCCAGAGCATGAAGTCCGAGAGCCGCTGCTCCCCCGAGGTCCGGATGACCAGGTCGGGGTCGGGCTGCCCACTCGTGTAGAGGTGCTCGCCGATCAGCTCCGGAGTCAGCAGGCCCGCGACGTCCTCGATCGAGGAGCCGCGCTTGCCGTGCTCCTCCAGGATGCTGCGCACGGCCTGCGCGATCTCGTGCCGGCCGCCGTAGCCGACCGCGAGGTTCACATGCAGGCCGGTGTGCGAGGCAGTGCGGGCTTCGGCCGTGTCGAGGGCGGTGACGAGCGAGGCGGGCAGGCCCTCGTCGGAGCCGACGTGCTGCACGCGCCAATCCGGCTGCTGCGAGACCTCCTCGGCGAGGTCGGCGATGATCGCAATCAGCTCGGTCAGCTCGCTGCTGTCCCGGCCGACGAGATTGTCCTGCGAGAGCAGGTACAGGGTGACGTGCCGCACGCCGAGCTCATCGCACCACTGCAGGAACTCGTGCACCTTCGCGGCGCCCGCCCGGTGGCCGTGCGCCGCCGTCTCGAGGGCCCGCTGCCGCGCCCAGCGCCGATTACCGTCGATGATCATCGCGACGTGGTTCGGCAAAGAGTCGGGGGGAAGACTCGAGCGCAGTCGCTTCTTGTAGACGCCGTAGAGAAGGTCCCTCCCTACAGGCAGTCTCGGGTTCGGCACAGTGACACGGTAGCCGACCCGGAGCGGTCCTCGATGACGGTGGGCGCTCGGTGTCATACCGGGATCGCGTCGTAGTCTGTCCGCCATGAGCTCGCGGCCGACGCCTCCCCCGTCCGATCCCTCCGCACACGCCGCCGACGCAGCGGACCTGTCTGCGCTCCCCCTGGTCGAGGATGCGATCGAGCAGGGCCCCGCAGCCGAGGTACGCCCGACGTGGCGCGGCTGGATCCATGCCGGGATCTTCCCGCTCGCGGCCGTCGCCGGAGTGGTGTTGGTCGTCCTTGCGGACGGAACCGCCGCGACAGGGGCGGCCGCGGTGTTCGCGAC from Rathayibacter rathayi encodes the following:
- a CDS encoding isoprenyl transferase, with product MPNPRLPVGRDLLYGVYKKRLRSSLPPDSLPNHVAMIIDGNRRWARQRALETAAHGHRAGAAKVHEFLQWCDELGVRHVTLYLLSQDNLVGRDSSELTELIAIIADLAEEVSQQPDWRVQHVGSDEGLPASLVTALDTAEARTASHTGLHVNLAVGYGGRHEIAQAVRSILEEHGKRGSSIEDVAGLLTPELIGEHLYTSGQPDPDLVIRTSGEQRLSDFMLWQSAHSEFYFMEALGPDIREVDFLRALRDYAGRHRRFGS